In a genomic window of Sphingomonas insulae:
- a CDS encoding CoA transferase: MRGEIESALGVDLFAEVTGDERLPSCFEVSELLSASVAAVASAASSLVEAVGLASSPPPVCVHQRLVSLWSGRSIHPVGWELPPIWDAVAGDYRTRDGWIKLHTNLAHHRRAALLVLGVAPDRGLVARAVADWDAEALETAIVDANGVAAAMRSRDEWLRHPQGVAVATEPLIAWDAGRPGSLRSWGGTRDRPLAGLRVLDLTRVIAGPVATRTLAGLGATVLRIDPPDWEEANVVPDVTLGKRCAHLQLDTSEGKASLERLLADADVLVHGYRPGALDGLGLGAEARQRLNPHLIEATLDAYGWTGPWAGRRGFDSLVQMSCGIAEAGMTWSSRTEPTPLPVQALDHATGYLMAAATLAALCKGARGNGIGSARLSLARTGDLLARHPATITGTLGLRPEQADLSPITERTPWGDGRRLRPPFDVQGTTIAWDSPATELGATQATWSD; the protein is encoded by the coding sequence GTGCGAGGTGAAATCGAGTCAGCCCTAGGTGTCGATCTTTTTGCCGAGGTGACCGGCGACGAACGACTTCCGTCATGCTTCGAGGTGAGCGAGCTACTCAGCGCATCGGTGGCGGCCGTGGCAAGCGCCGCCAGCTCACTGGTTGAGGCGGTGGGGCTTGCATCGTCGCCGCCTCCCGTTTGCGTTCACCAGCGGCTGGTATCGCTATGGTCGGGGCGCTCGATCCATCCAGTCGGCTGGGAATTGCCGCCCATCTGGGATGCAGTAGCCGGCGACTACCGGACGCGGGATGGCTGGATCAAGCTGCACACCAATCTGGCGCATCATCGTCGTGCCGCGCTGTTGGTCCTAGGCGTTGCACCCGACCGCGGCTTGGTCGCGAGGGCCGTGGCCGACTGGGACGCGGAGGCTCTGGAAACAGCCATAGTGGACGCCAACGGCGTTGCCGCCGCGATGCGTTCCCGCGACGAATGGCTACGGCATCCGCAAGGTGTCGCAGTCGCGACCGAGCCGCTGATCGCTTGGGACGCCGGGCGGCCAGGGTCCCTCCGGTCCTGGGGCGGAACGCGCGACCGCCCGCTCGCCGGTCTGCGGGTGCTTGACCTCACCCGTGTCATCGCCGGCCCGGTCGCCACACGCACTTTGGCTGGACTCGGCGCGACTGTGCTCAGGATCGACCCGCCTGATTGGGAGGAGGCGAATGTCGTTCCGGACGTGACGTTGGGCAAGCGCTGCGCACATTTGCAGCTCGACACTTCCGAAGGAAAAGCATCGCTGGAACGCCTGTTGGCGGACGCGGATGTGCTCGTGCACGGCTATCGCCCGGGCGCTCTCGATGGGCTCGGACTGGGCGCGGAAGCGCGGCAGCGGTTGAACCCTCACCTGATCGAGGCGACCTTGGACGCCTATGGCTGGACAGGACCTTGGGCCGGTCGGCGCGGCTTCGACAGCCTCGTTCAAATGAGTTGTGGTATAGCTGAAGCCGGGATGACCTGGTCCAGTCGGACCGAGCCTACCCCGCTCCCGGTGCAAGCGCTCGATCATGCCACCGGCTATCTCATGGCGGCCGCCACGCTTGCCGCTTTGTGCAAAGGCGCGCGGGGGAACGGGATCGGCTCCGCCCGCCTTTCGCTCGCGCGCACAGGCGATCTGCTAGCCAGGCATCCCGCGACCATTACCGGCACGCTTGGTCTGCGCCCCGAACAAGCCGATCTGTCGCCGATCACTGAAAGAACGCCTTGGGGCGATGGACGGCGGCTGCGCCCACCGTTCGACGTGCAAGGCACGACGATCGCTTGGGACAGTCCAGCAACGGAGCTGGGGGCTACGCAAGCAACGTGGTCCGATTAA
- the aac(3) gene encoding aminoglycoside 3-N-acetyltransferase: MNDELPEFRTRASLADDLNRIGLRAGDTVMVHAAMSKVGPLLNGPDALSNAILDVVGPEGTMVVYTSWDSRHDDLMDDDGRVLPEWRDHVPGFDRQASRAVRMNGIIAEFVRTMPGAHRSANPGASVAAIGKLAEWITADHPQDYGYGEGSPLAKLVERGGRVLMVGAPWDTMTLAHHADHLANLPDKLVRRYEVPFAGDAARTWRVVEEFDTTEPVIEGLPDDYIEQIVTAYVASGAGSEGLIGLAPSLLVDAKPMLAFAIDWLEGHPKAA, encoded by the coding sequence ATGAACGATGAGCTACCCGAATTTCGCACCCGTGCTTCGCTGGCCGATGACCTGAACCGTATCGGATTGCGCGCAGGCGATACCGTGATGGTCCATGCTGCAATGAGTAAGGTTGGGCCGCTGCTCAACGGTCCCGATGCTTTGTCGAACGCCATCCTTGATGTTGTCGGCCCCGAAGGCACGATGGTTGTCTATACAAGCTGGGATAGCCGTCACGATGATCTGATGGATGACGATGGCCGTGTCCTGCCCGAATGGCGCGACCATGTGCCGGGGTTCGATCGGCAAGCGTCGCGAGCGGTGAGGATGAACGGCATCATTGCCGAGTTCGTTCGGACGATGCCCGGAGCGCACCGGAGCGCCAATCCCGGAGCGTCAGTGGCCGCGATAGGCAAGCTGGCGGAATGGATCACCGCCGATCATCCGCAGGACTATGGTTATGGTGAGGGATCACCCCTCGCCAAGCTGGTCGAACGGGGCGGACGGGTTCTCATGGTCGGAGCGCCTTGGGACACCATGACGCTCGCCCACCATGCCGATCACCTTGCCAACCTGCCGGATAAATTGGTCCGCCGCTACGAAGTGCCGTTCGCGGGAGACGCGGCAAGGACGTGGCGGGTTGTCGAGGAGTTCGACACCACGGAGCCGGTCATAGAGGGACTTCCGGACGACTATATCGAGCAGATTGTCACCGCTTACGTCGCAAGCGGGGCGGGCAGCGAAGGTTTGATTGGCCTTGCCCCATCCCTTCTCGTGGACGCGAAACCGATGCTGGCGTTTGCAATCGACTGGCTAGAGGGTCACCCCAAGGCAGCGTGA
- a CDS encoding AAA family ATPase — MTLDELGTRICIMGPSNSGKSTLAEAIGRARSLEVVHLDQLHHLPHTDWVPRPPDEFAALHDKAITGDRWVIEGNYSRLLPQRLERSTGFLLLDVPTTTSLYRYIRRCWFERDRRGALEGGRDSVKWDMIRHIVVGTRANRIRYRDMIGGISLPKIQIATTGELAAFYRTNALSR; from the coding sequence ATGACGCTGGACGAGCTGGGCACACGCATTTGCATCATGGGACCGTCGAACAGCGGCAAATCGACTCTCGCGGAGGCAATAGGCCGAGCGCGGAGCTTGGAGGTGGTCCACCTCGATCAGCTACACCATCTTCCGCACACCGACTGGGTTCCACGACCGCCAGATGAGTTTGCGGCGCTTCACGATAAGGCGATTACTGGCGACCGCTGGGTGATCGAAGGCAATTACTCCCGGCTGCTTCCGCAGCGGTTGGAACGATCGACCGGCTTCCTTCTCCTCGACGTTCCGACGACAACCAGCCTGTATAGGTACATTCGACGCTGCTGGTTCGAGCGCGATCGGCGCGGCGCTCTGGAGGGCGGTCGCGATAGCGTGAAGTGGGATATGATCCGGCACATCGTCGTCGGCACCAGGGCCAACCGCATCCGCTACCGCGACATGATCGGTGGCATCAGCCTGCCCAAGATACAGATCGCGACGACCGGGGAGCTGGCTGCCTTCTACCGCACCAATGCCTTGAGCCGCTAA
- a CDS encoding c-type cytochrome, with translation MKTPSPGMMAAGLIGLTGIILVSIGAPSSRKAPVPISEMSEPAPAASVSARGFSLASTSVDLPADDATYPDGPHADVINANCTSCHSASMALTQPALSADQWKATVTKMREVYKAPVAEKDVDAIVAYLTAMPSQKVAPATGKAQDPDPKVAPDVSGGTG, from the coding sequence ATGAAGACTCCGTCTCCCGGCATGATGGCTGCTGGCCTGATCGGCCTGACCGGCATCATCCTCGTCTCGATCGGCGCGCCGAGCAGCCGCAAGGCGCCCGTTCCGATCTCCGAGATGTCTGAGCCGGCACCGGCCGCCAGCGTGTCAGCGCGCGGCTTCTCGCTTGCCTCGACCAGCGTCGACCTGCCGGCCGACGACGCGACCTACCCCGACGGTCCGCACGCCGACGTCATCAATGCCAATTGCACCTCGTGCCACTCAGCCAGCATGGCGCTGACCCAGCCTGCGCTATCGGCGGATCAGTGGAAGGCGACCGTCACCAAGATGCGTGAGGTGTATAAGGCGCCAGTGGCCGAGAAGGACGTCGATGCGATCGTTGCTTATCTCACCGCTATGCCGAGCCAGAAGGTGGCACCCGCGACCGGCAAGGCGCAGGACCCGGACCCCAAAGTGGCTCCTGATGTCTCAGGTGGAACCGGCTAA
- a CDS encoding molybdopterin-dependent oxidoreductase, with the protein MDNFDAGLASETSRRRFLSHAALGTAGLAAAPALAQQLVDLKLPGGNAERPMTSAFPGKGSMILQRVHPPLLETPMEVFDKSVFTPNDQFFVRWHWADIPTSIDVESFRLNVFGHVNRPLSISLAQLLRLPRVEMAAVNQCSGNSRGLFQPRVAGAQWGNGAMGNAKWLGVRLRDVLDLAGVKAGAVQVRFGALDQPVVAGAPDFEKALDIDHARDGEVMIAFGMNGEQLPLLNGFPCRLIVPGWYSTYWVKMLNAIEVLPGPDDQYWMAKAYKIPATPGANVAPGAKDFPTVPINRMIPRSWMTSLPDGQAIAYEASIPVGGIAMGGDCGVAKVDVSSDGGRTWYRTTLGADEGRYSFRRWDGRVPLRRGPNPIMVRCWNTNGVAQPMKPIWNPGGFMRGNIETTTIIAA; encoded by the coding sequence ATGGACAATTTCGACGCCGGGCTGGCGAGTGAGACCAGCCGTCGCCGCTTCCTCAGCCATGCCGCGCTCGGCACCGCCGGCCTTGCCGCCGCGCCGGCACTGGCGCAGCAGCTCGTCGACCTGAAGCTGCCCGGCGGCAATGCCGAGCGGCCGATGACCAGCGCCTTTCCCGGCAAGGGCAGCATGATCCTCCAGCGCGTCCATCCACCCTTGCTGGAGACGCCGATGGAGGTCTTCGACAAGTCGGTGTTCACGCCCAACGACCAGTTCTTCGTCCGCTGGCACTGGGCCGACATACCGACCTCGATCGACGTCGAAAGTTTCCGCCTCAACGTCTTCGGCCACGTCAATCGGCCGCTGTCGATCAGCCTCGCTCAGCTGCTGCGCCTTCCACGGGTCGAGATGGCGGCGGTGAACCAGTGCTCGGGCAACAGCCGCGGGCTGTTCCAGCCGCGCGTCGCCGGCGCGCAATGGGGCAATGGCGCGATGGGCAACGCCAAGTGGCTCGGCGTTCGCCTGCGCGACGTGCTCGACCTCGCCGGGGTCAAGGCAGGCGCGGTGCAGGTGCGCTTCGGCGCTCTCGATCAGCCGGTCGTGGCGGGCGCTCCTGACTTCGAGAAGGCACTCGACATCGACCATGCCCGCGACGGCGAGGTCATGATCGCCTTCGGCATGAACGGCGAGCAACTGCCGCTCCTCAACGGCTTTCCCTGCCGGCTGATCGTGCCGGGCTGGTACTCGACCTATTGGGTCAAGATGCTGAACGCGATCGAGGTACTGCCCGGCCCTGACGACCAGTATTGGATGGCCAAGGCCTACAAGATCCCCGCGACACCCGGCGCGAATGTCGCGCCCGGTGCCAAGGACTTCCCGACCGTACCGATCAATCGCATGATCCCGCGTAGCTGGATGACCAGCCTGCCCGATGGTCAGGCGATCGCCTATGAAGCGTCGATCCCGGTCGGCGGCATCGCAATGGGCGGCGATTGCGGCGTCGCCAAGGTCGATGTGTCGTCGGACGGTGGCCGCACCTGGTACAGGACGACGCTCGGAGCGGACGAGGGCAGGTACAGCTTCCGGCGCTGGGACGGGCGGGTGCCGCTGAGACGCGGGCCTAACCCCATCATGGTGCGCTGCTGGAACACCAACGGTGTCGCTCAGCCGATGAAGCCGATCTGGAATCCCGGCGGGTTCATGCGCGGCAACATTGAAACCACCACCATCATCGCGGCCTGA
- a CDS encoding TDT family transporter, which translates to MTADTHSVLSGLKPLSRLDHPREMIRQFTPNWFAATMGTGILALALPQVPGIGPSLKPVGEVLWFFNIALFALFAGLYGARWVMFGHEARRIFGHNTVSMFIGTIPMGLATIINGCLAFGIARFGNGIVPVAHILWWIDVAMSLACGVLIPYLMFTRHEHSLDGMTAVWLLPVVAAEVAGASGGLLAPHLTDPHAQIVTLATSYVLWAYSVPVAFGILAILILRMALHKLPHESMAASSWLALGPIGTGALGMLVLGADAPAILTAHGLAGVGTVAQGIGVVAGLCLWGFGLWWLALATLITIRYWRAGVPFNLGWWGYTFPLGVYTVATFRLGTTLNLMFFGIVGTVLTVALAAMWLLVGAKTLAGAWRGNLFVSPCIATPN; encoded by the coding sequence ATGACTGCCGACACGCACTCCGTTCTCAGCGGCCTCAAGCCGCTCAGCCGGCTCGATCACCCCCGCGAGATGATCCGCCAGTTCACGCCCAACTGGTTCGCCGCGACGATGGGCACGGGCATCCTTGCCCTCGCGCTGCCGCAGGTGCCCGGCATCGGGCCTTCGCTTAAACCTGTCGGCGAGGTGTTGTGGTTCTTCAATATCGCGCTCTTCGCGCTGTTCGCCGGCCTCTATGGCGCGCGCTGGGTGATGTTCGGGCACGAGGCGCGGCGCATCTTCGGGCACAACACCGTGTCGATGTTCATCGGGACCATTCCGATGGGGCTGGCGACGATCATCAACGGCTGTCTCGCCTTCGGCATCGCGCGGTTCGGAAATGGCATCGTGCCGGTCGCGCATATCCTGTGGTGGATCGACGTCGCCATGTCGCTCGCCTGCGGCGTGCTGATCCCCTACCTGATGTTTACCCGCCACGAGCACAGCCTGGACGGCATGACCGCCGTATGGCTGCTGCCGGTCGTCGCTGCCGAAGTGGCGGGCGCCAGCGGCGGGCTGCTCGCGCCGCATCTAACCGATCCCCACGCGCAGATAGTGACGCTCGCGACCTCCTATGTGCTGTGGGCCTATTCGGTGCCGGTCGCGTTTGGCATCCTCGCCATCCTCATCCTGCGCATGGCACTCCACAAGTTGCCGCATGAAAGCATGGCGGCATCTTCCTGGCTGGCGCTGGGGCCGATCGGCACGGGTGCTCTGGGCATGCTGGTGCTCGGCGCGGATGCGCCGGCGATCCTCACCGCGCACGGGCTAGCCGGCGTCGGCACCGTCGCGCAGGGGATCGGCGTTGTCGCCGGGCTCTGCCTTTGGGGTTTCGGCCTGTGGTGGCTGGCGCTCGCGACGCTTATCACCATCCGCTACTGGCGCGCGGGCGTGCCGTTCAACCTCGGCTGGTGGGGCTACACCTTCCCGCTCGGCGTCTACACCGTCGCCACCTTCCGCCTCGGCACGACGCTGAACCTTATGTTTTTCGGTATCGTCGGCACGGTGCTGACGGTTGCGCTCGCGGCGATGTGGCTGCTGGTCGGTGCCAAGACGCTAGCCGGTGCATGGCGGGGCAACCTGTTCGTCTCGCCCTGCATCGCCACCCCGAACTGA
- a CDS encoding LysR family transcriptional regulator: MTLEQLRIFVGVAEREHVTKAAEALNVTQSAASGAVAALEARYGVPLFHRVGRGIQLTEAGRGFLEEARAVLGRAAHAETMLADYAGLARGSLRIVASQTIASYWLPAKLAAFHERHPQIAVELAIDNTEGAAAQVLSGAAELGFVEGEVDEPALAHWNVGHDPMVLVGREEAERIDEAWLRTTRWIVREQGSGTRSTFEDVLRTRGFDPAQLTIAMTLPSNEAVRTAVEAGAGVAVLSRLVVARALKAGDLVELPLGLPDRAFHALRHKERYRTRAADALTDLIKEQVA; this comes from the coding sequence ATGACTTTGGAGCAGCTCAGAATATTCGTCGGTGTCGCGGAGCGCGAACACGTCACCAAGGCAGCGGAGGCGCTGAACGTCACGCAGTCTGCTGCCTCCGGGGCGGTTGCGGCCCTCGAAGCGCGCTACGGCGTTCCGCTGTTCCACCGCGTCGGGCGTGGCATCCAGCTTACCGAGGCAGGCCGCGGCTTTCTGGAGGAAGCGCGCGCGGTGCTGGGGCGGGCAGCGCATGCCGAGACGATGCTCGCGGACTATGCCGGGCTCGCGCGTGGTTCGTTGCGGATCGTCGCCAGCCAGACGATCGCGAGCTATTGGTTGCCGGCAAAGCTCGCCGCCTTCCACGAACGCCACCCACAGATCGCGGTCGAGCTGGCGATCGACAACACCGAAGGCGCGGCAGCGCAGGTGTTGAGCGGCGCGGCGGAACTCGGCTTTGTCGAGGGCGAGGTGGACGAACCGGCGCTTGCCCACTGGAATGTCGGGCATGACCCAATGGTGCTGGTCGGCCGCGAGGAAGCCGAACGCATCGACGAGGCCTGGCTGCGCACTACACGCTGGATCGTCCGTGAGCAGGGATCGGGTACGCGCTCGACTTTCGAGGACGTGCTGCGAACGCGCGGGTTTGATCCGGCCCAGCTGACGATAGCGATGACGCTGCCGTCCAACGAGGCGGTGCGCACCGCCGTTGAGGCCGGTGCCGGCGTTGCCGTCTTGTCGCGATTGGTCGTCGCGCGCGCGCTCAAGGCTGGCGATCTCGTCGAGCTGCCGCTCGGGCTGCCCGACCGCGCCTTTCACGCGCTGCGCCACAAGGAACGCTATCGCACCCGCGCGGCCGACGCGCTGACGGATCTCATCAAGGAGCAGGTCGCATGA
- a CDS encoding molybdopterin-dependent oxidoreductase has translation MTDMIERSSDPYNAEPTPGALIERFLTPQALFYVRSHGPVPDLPANHRIEVSGRGMASRFFSVQELKSTFATRTVTAVLQCAGNRRTDLQQVANTSGDPWDVGAIGNAEWTGVRLADVLDAVGAPDASELFVAFTGADEVDVEGEEALFGVSIAMSKAREPDVLLAWAMNGEPLTPEHGAPLRMVVPGYAGVRSAKWLTRIEVRETPSEAPIQAHDYKLFPAAVTSDTVDWSQGLTINAMPLNAAICSPGAGESLAAGEVRIEGYAIAYDRRISRIEVSVNGGRDWQQATFADDPETRWGWRRWILDATLAKGRQHLVARAFDETGQGQPERPDTMWNFAGYLCTAWHHVHVLVE, from the coding sequence ATGACCGATATGATCGAGCGCAGTTCTGATCCCTACAATGCCGAGCCGACGCCCGGTGCGTTGATCGAGCGGTTTCTGACGCCGCAGGCGCTGTTCTACGTGCGCAGCCACGGGCCGGTGCCGGATCTGCCCGCCAATCATCGGATCGAGGTGAGCGGGAGGGGCATGGCGAGCCGCTTCTTCTCGGTGCAGGAACTGAAGAGCACGTTTGCCACGCGCACGGTAACGGCGGTTCTCCAGTGCGCCGGCAACCGGCGTACCGATCTCCAGCAGGTCGCCAACACCTCCGGCGATCCGTGGGACGTAGGCGCGATCGGCAATGCGGAGTGGACCGGCGTACGCTTGGCCGATGTGCTCGATGCGGTCGGCGCGCCGGATGCGTCCGAGCTGTTCGTGGCGTTCACCGGCGCGGACGAGGTGGACGTGGAGGGTGAAGAAGCCTTGTTCGGGGTATCGATCGCCATGAGCAAGGCGCGGGAGCCCGACGTACTCCTCGCCTGGGCGATGAATGGCGAGCCGCTGACGCCCGAACATGGCGCCCCGCTCCGCATGGTGGTGCCTGGCTATGCCGGGGTCCGCAGCGCCAAATGGCTGACACGGATCGAGGTGCGTGAAACGCCCTCCGAGGCACCGATCCAGGCGCACGACTACAAGCTCTTCCCCGCCGCTGTGACGAGCGACACCGTCGACTGGAGCCAGGGTCTGACGATCAATGCCATGCCGCTCAACGCCGCGATCTGCTCGCCCGGTGCGGGCGAGAGTTTGGCCGCCGGAGAGGTGCGGATTGAGGGATATGCCATTGCCTATGACCGCCGTATTTCTCGGATCGAAGTGTCGGTGAACGGCGGTCGCGACTGGCAACAGGCGACCTTCGCCGATGATCCGGAGACGCGCTGGGGCTGGCGGCGCTGGATCCTTGACGCCACACTTGCCAAGGGACGCCAGCACCTTGTCGCCCGTGCCTTCGACGAGACCGGGCAGGGACAGCCCGAGCGGCCGGATACGATGTGGAATTTCGCCGGCTATCTGTGCACCGCCTGGCATCACGTTCACGTGCTGGTCGAATGA
- a CDS encoding MgtC/SapB family protein has translation MIEASAAPDVAFWIDAIGRLVVATAAGMVLGWERSRENRQIMGLRTLGLVGLASCIAVQAIVHSGLPNVNADAAGRAMQGILSGVGFIGAGAVLRVGQGQEVHGLATAACIWVTATIGAAAGLAVWPLIIGGVSLAMLVLFVGAPLERRIRERARLTPAETDRKDVERKP, from the coding sequence ATGATCGAAGCATCAGCGGCACCGGACGTCGCTTTCTGGATCGATGCGATTGGCCGGCTGGTGGTGGCGACCGCGGCCGGGATGGTGCTCGGCTGGGAACGCTCGCGTGAGAACCGGCAGATCATGGGCCTGCGGACGCTGGGTCTGGTCGGTCTGGCGAGTTGCATCGCCGTTCAGGCGATCGTGCATAGTGGCTTGCCGAACGTGAACGCCGATGCCGCAGGACGGGCGATGCAGGGCATTCTGTCCGGCGTCGGCTTCATCGGTGCCGGTGCGGTGCTGCGGGTCGGCCAGGGTCAGGAAGTGCATGGATTGGCGACCGCCGCGTGCATCTGGGTGACAGCCACGATCGGCGCGGCAGCAGGGTTGGCGGTGTGGCCGCTCATCATCGGCGGGGTGAGCCTTGCAATGCTCGTCCTGTTCGTCGGCGCGCCGCTGGAACGCCGCATCCGCGAGCGAGCCCGTCTGACGCCGGCCGAGACCGACAGGAAGGATGTCGAGCGCAAGCCGTGA
- a CDS encoding anti-sigma factor family protein — MTSPIGEDDLAAWIDGRLSPERQRLVDAYLEGQPDVHARVREQAEQARALASLFAPVADEPIPATMRVAAIRGRQRQPRWQLAIAASLLLALGFGGGWSSARWSGEPRAGIAALANEASDNFRVYAADRIRPAEIGPDQRAMLIRWTSARLGERVTIPDLSTAGYRYGGGRLVATPHGPAALLLYDGPQASKLAVLTRPMQIDKTASMTSTSSGTMGRVTWAVDGIGYSVVGERPAAELHPIADEVRRQADAALVS, encoded by the coding sequence ATGACCAGCCCGATCGGCGAGGACGATCTGGCCGCATGGATCGATGGCAGGCTGTCGCCCGAGCGGCAGCGCCTGGTCGACGCCTATCTTGAAGGCCAGCCGGACGTGCATGCCCGTGTGCGAGAGCAGGCGGAGCAGGCGCGAGCCCTTGCATCCCTGTTCGCCCCCGTCGCGGATGAACCGATCCCGGCGACGATGCGCGTGGCAGCGATCAGGGGACGGCAACGGCAACCGCGTTGGCAGCTCGCCATCGCCGCGTCACTTCTGCTGGCGTTGGGGTTTGGCGGTGGCTGGTCGAGCGCGCGGTGGAGCGGCGAACCCCGCGCGGGCATCGCGGCGCTGGCCAACGAGGCGAGTGATAATTTCCGTGTCTATGCCGCCGACCGGATACGACCGGCGGAGATCGGCCCCGACCAGCGCGCCATGCTGATCCGATGGACCTCCGCTCGATTGGGTGAGCGCGTCACGATCCCGGACCTCAGCACGGCCGGCTATCGCTATGGCGGGGGGCGACTGGTCGCGACGCCCCACGGCCCTGCGGCACTGCTCCTCTACGACGGACCGCAAGCGTCGAAACTTGCGGTGCTGACGAGGCCCATGCAGATCGACAAGACCGCGAGCATGACCAGCACGTCCAGCGGGACCATGGGCCGGGTCACATGGGCGGTCGACGGGATCGGCTATAGTGTGGTGGGCGAGCGACCCGCGGCCGAACTGCATCCGATCGCCGATGAAGTCCGGCGTCAGGCAGATGCCGCGCTTGTGTCCTGA
- a CDS encoding RNA polymerase sigma factor, which yields MDPLAAAIEPLIPGLRRYARSWLRDRVMADDVVQDCLERAVGRWRQRRGAEVRPWVYAILHNLLVDHQRQHSRRGTAVPLHLVDDAALGRPADQDTGLHHRDLLRALDALPEEQRTVLLLVSVEGLPYAEVAAVVGVPLGTVMSRISRGRDRLATLLREGERPRLRSVQ from the coding sequence ATGGACCCGCTTGCCGCCGCGATCGAACCGCTGATCCCCGGGCTGCGCCGCTATGCCCGGTCGTGGTTGCGCGACCGGGTGATGGCGGATGACGTGGTGCAGGATTGCCTGGAGCGCGCGGTCGGGCGCTGGCGACAGCGACGGGGTGCGGAGGTCCGCCCGTGGGTCTATGCGATCCTGCACAATTTGTTGGTCGATCATCAGCGGCAGCATAGCCGGCGAGGTACGGCGGTTCCGCTCCACCTCGTGGACGACGCCGCGCTCGGCCGCCCGGCCGATCAGGACACAGGCCTGCACCACCGCGACCTGCTGCGCGCGCTTGATGCGTTGCCTGAAGAACAGCGAACGGTGCTGCTCCTGGTCTCGGTCGAGGGCCTGCCCTATGCGGAGGTCGCTGCCGTAGTCGGCGTGCCGCTGGGCACGGTAATGTCGCGCATATCGCGGGGGCGCGACCGTCTGGCGACCCTCCTCCGGGAGGGTGAACGGCCGCGATTGAGGAGCGTGCAATGA